TCTTTTCGATCGATTGGTAATGTCGTAAATAGTAGAGCGGTATATTCATTAGTCAGTTACCTGATACAAAATGTGTTAGTCAAAATGGAGCAAATAGCAAATCTGACCCCATGTAAAATTCTGTTAACCTATTGGTAGTAAAGCTTTTGTGATCTATCTATTGATAATAACTAAACCTTTAAAATCAGCAACCGTTGCTGCAGTTGTCATCCTATCTTTGGCTTTAGATCTCACTTTTTTGCAACGCTTTCAGTGTTATTAATCAATATCTATAAAGTAAATTTGAAGATGAATTAAGGCGTTTCGTGCGATATGCAGATAGATTGTTATTTAATGCTATCTTACATTGCTCATTTACTCTATAAAATGTCATGTGAATTTATAAAAAGCTTTGTAACTCAAAGGGATTATCTTACTAATTTCTCCATTATGATAGTAGAAATAAAGAGATCGTACCTGCATAATTATGCTAAATAGCGTGACGTAAATAAGATAAATAGAGTTGTAAACGTTATATTCTTCAATATGTTTTTTTTGAAAAATAAAAGATGGCTGAGGTTACGTTAAGGTAATGCAAAAATTTATATTAGTTACTCTGTGTTTAGTGGGTTATTCCGTGTTTGCAGAATCAGCTGAAAACCCTTTTGATAGGCAAACACTAAAATACGATGATAAAGAGATCCATTATTACCTGCTTAAAAGTGACTCTAATCCCTCTAAAGAATTATTGGTATTAATCCAAGGCTCTGACTGCAAAAGTGTCATTAATAACCAAAATATGATTAAGAATTTTAGTGGTGTATTACCTAATAGTGATGTGCTTCTAGTCGAAAAAACAGGCTTAACACCTGATATAGGGCTAGATGATCCAAATGCCTTAGAAGAGAACTGCCCTGTAGAATATATGAAGAGCGACTCTTATTTTGAGAGAGTGGATAACTATATTGCTGTGCTGAACCAGTTGAAAAATCAGTATCAGCATATTGTTGTATTAGGTGGCAGTGAAGGGGCGATAGTGACGAATATTATTGCGTCTAAAGTTGATTTTATTGATGCTGCTATTTCGCTAAATGGTGGCGGACAATTTTTTATTAATGATGTGACTTACAGCATTAATAAAAGTTTACCTGCTGAAGAAGCGAAAGGTGCAATAGAAGGGTTTAACCAGTTTGCAGATGCGGTTTTGCATGATCATTTAGATGATGACCAATTTCCCAGTCATCACGGGCAAAATTGGTGGTATGAAGCTTTAACGATAGATAATAAAAAACTGCTTCAAGGTGTTCGTAAACCCCATTTAGTGATCCAAACTCTCACCGATATTAACGTGGATGTGGAAGGTTCACAAAAAATGATGAGTGAGATTAATAACCCTAATATCACGTATAAAACATATTCCTCATTGGACCATTATTTTAAAGATAGTCAGGACGCTAATCAGACGGCTGTGGTTATCGCTGATATTCAGGATTGGTATACAAAATTAAATATCAAAAAATAGATTGAATAGATGCCCAACTAAGAATTTTTAGTTGGGCATCTGGGGATTTTATTCTGAAATGTAACTGTGATATTTAAAAATCGATTTAAAACCTAGTTTTTGATAAACCGACAAACCATCGCTAGACGCCTCCAAATAGCACTGCTTGATTTTATGTTGATGACAAATCTGTAAAACATGTTTAATCAATGCAGTGGCAAATCCTTGCCTCTGGAATTCAATATCTGTACCAATATCATCTAAGCGTGCAATGTCATTATGTAACGTGAGTGTCAGTGATGAAACAGGGGCCTGTTGATTAAACAAGACAAAATGCATGATATTTATTTTCTTGTCTAACGCACGCTGATGATAGCGAATATATTCATCAATGATGGATTCGTCATTATCGTTATCAAGTTCATTGACTACGGGAAATGCAGTGATAAGCGGTTTTGACCAGTCAGAGAGATTATGATTGCTAAGCTTTATATGGTAGCCGTCTGGTAACCGATTTTCCGTTTTGGATTCATTCTCCGTAAGTTCAAATACCATCGCTGTTGATTCACCATCATCAATAAGATCATATTGTTGTATACAGTTTGAAAACTTAGGTAATTCATCGGTGTGAACAACTAAAATATAGGGCTTTGACTGTTGTTGAAACAATGTATTTGCCGCTTCAAAGCCCGTAGTAGTTGCCCCTGAACGCAAGTAGATATAATTAAAAGCGGGAGTTTTTAGCTCAGTAAAATAGGCAAGTGTATTTGGCTCTACATGATGCGTCTTTAGGCAAATAGCAGACCAAAAAATATCTTCTAATGAGTAAAAACACACTTCGTTGTGAGTCATTTTATGGTGTCCTAATAAATTAACTGAAAGTTCCTAGTCTATTGGGAAAATTGAGATTGCTGTCACTATGGTACATGGGATAGCATTTGTTGAATTAAGAGAAGATTAAGGAATATCTGTGAATAATATCCCCGAAACCATCACGTTCTTTGAGCGTTTATTACCACTGGTTGTTTCTGGTGAAAAAGTGATCACCATTCGTGATGAAAGTGAGAGTCATTATGTACCAGGCTCGATTGTCAAAGTCTATGCTTTAGAAACTGACGAGTACTACACCGATATTGAAATACTTTCTGTTGAGCCGCTAAACTACGATGATATTTCAGAGTATCACGCGACTCAAGAAGCGATGACATTAGAAACGTTGAAAGCTTTAATTCGTGAAATTTATCCAACAGAAAATTGCCT
The Providencia alcalifaciens DNA segment above includes these coding regions:
- a CDS encoding GNAT family N-acetyltransferase, which encodes MTHNEVCFYSLEDIFWSAICLKTHHVEPNTLAYFTELKTPAFNYIYLRSGATTTGFEAANTLFQQQSKPYILVVHTDELPKFSNCIQQYDLIDDGESTAMVFELTENESKTENRLPDGYHIKLSNHNLSDWSKPLITAFPVVNELDNDNDESIIDEYIRYHQRALDKKINIMHFVLFNQQAPVSSLTLTLHNDIARLDDIGTDIEFQRQGFATALIKHVLQICHQHKIKQCYLEASSDGLSVYQKLGFKSIFKYHSYISE
- a CDS encoding acyl-CoA thioester hydrolase/BAAT C-terminal domain-containing protein — its product is MFAESAENPFDRQTLKYDDKEIHYYLLKSDSNPSKELLVLIQGSDCKSVINNQNMIKNFSGVLPNSDVLLVEKTGLTPDIGLDDPNALEENCPVEYMKSDSYFERVDNYIAVLNQLKNQYQHIVVLGGSEGAIVTNIIASKVDFIDAAISLNGGGQFFINDVTYSINKSLPAEEAKGAIEGFNQFADAVLHDHLDDDQFPSHHGQNWWYEALTIDNKKLLQGVRKPHLVIQTLTDINVDVEGSQKMMSEINNPNITYKTYSSLDHYFKDSQDANQTAVVIADIQDWYTKLNIKK
- the yqfB gene encoding N(4)-acetylcytidine aminohydrolase; this translates as MNNIPETITFFERLLPLVVSGEKVITIRDESESHYVPGSIVKVYALETDEYYTDIEILSVEPLNYDDISEYHATQEAMTLETLKALIREIYPTENCLYVIHYRLTTTNA